From bacterium HR11, the proteins below share one genomic window:
- the pdxA2 gene encoding 4-hydroxythreonine-4-phosphate dehydrogenase 2, giving the protein MTGGPVLRVGVTCGDPNGIGPEVVLKALAARPAHRLSIRVYGPVEALRLWARQWGLPWPEGPDLEWVDIPWDVRHTEWGRPSATAGRWVTQSLEAAARDLATGEVHALVTAPIMKKSLELAGHALWDHTQFLAARFQTRTVMSMITPRLRVAFVTAHIPLRRVAEVLAPALIVETVRIAYRDLLRWFRIAEPRVAVCGLNPHAGEGGLMGDEEERVVRPAVRTLQSEGLAVEGPAPAETLFRQALEGRWDLVVALYHDQGMIPVKLLDFGQGVNLTMGLPFVRTSPDHGAAPDIAGQGVARPDGMRAALALALQILDAWRTPA; this is encoded by the coding sequence ATGACCGGCGGTCCCGTTCTACGGGTCGGCGTCACGTGTGGGGACCCGAATGGAATCGGTCCGGAGGTCGTCCTGAAGGCCCTGGCGGCTCGGCCGGCCCATCGACTCTCCATACGGGTGTATGGTCCCGTCGAAGCCCTGCGCCTCTGGGCCCGTCAGTGGGGCCTGCCATGGCCGGAGGGGCCCGACCTGGAGTGGGTCGATATCCCCTGGGACGTTCGGCATACCGAATGGGGCCGGCCCAGCGCGACGGCCGGCCGGTGGGTCACCCAGTCGCTGGAGGCGGCCGCCCGAGACTTAGCGACCGGCGAGGTCCACGCCTTGGTCACGGCCCCCATCATGAAGAAGAGCCTGGAATTGGCGGGCCACGCCCTATGGGACCACACCCAATTTTTGGCCGCTCGCTTTCAGACTCGCACGGTCATGAGCATGATCACGCCCCGCCTGCGGGTCGCCTTCGTGACGGCCCACATTCCCCTTCGGCGGGTCGCCGAGGTCCTCGCCCCGGCCCTCATCGTCGAGACCGTGCGGATTGCCTACCGGGACCTCCTTCGGTGGTTTCGTATCGCCGAGCCCCGGGTCGCCGTCTGCGGCCTGAATCCCCATGCCGGCGAGGGCGGCCTGATGGGCGACGAGGAGGAGCGGGTCGTGCGGCCAGCCGTGCGAACGCTTCAGTCCGAGGGCCTGGCCGTCGAAGGCCCGGCCCCGGCCGAGACCCTATTCCGCCAGGCCCTGGAGGGCCGGTGGGACTTAGTCGTGGCCCTCTATCACGACCAGGGCATGATCCCCGTCAAACTCCTGGATTTCGGCCAGGGCGTGAACCTGACGATGGGCCTGCCTTTCGTCCGGACGTCTCCCGACCACGGGGCCGCCCCGGACATCGCCGGCCAGGGGGTCGCCCGGCCCGACGGGATGCGGGCCGCCCTCGCACTGGCCCTGCAAATTCTTGACGCTTGGAGGACCCCAGCATAA